The Methanomassiliicoccales archaeon genome includes a region encoding these proteins:
- a CDS encoding regulator of amino acid metabolism, contains ACT domain protein, with translation MWRSLSKHFGKYPSQAKVAKLLLQYGLKVQEARVYCGDIEIADMAIGRAAGVDRRIVRSAIETIEGSNELRTLFCRLEPTALLCNVAPVMGWTALEIFPTDAKTCGIIAEVAGVIARAGISLRQVVVSDPDLSPEPSLYIITEGVVPPELIPQIRACKGVRSVVLH, from the coding sequence ATGTGGCGCTCTCTCTCCAAGCATTTCGGCAAGTACCCTTCCCAAGCCAAGGTGGCCAAGCTTCTCCTGCAGTACGGTCTCAAGGTGCAGGAGGCCCGGGTGTATTGCGGGGACATCGAGATAGCCGACATGGCCATCGGGCGGGCGGCGGGCGTCGACCGGCGCATCGTGCGCTCGGCCATCGAGACCATCGAGGGGAGCAACGAGCTGCGGACCTTGTTCTGCCGTTTGGAACCGACCGCCCTGCTCTGCAACGTGGCCCCGGTCATGGGCTGGACCGCCCTCGAGATATTTCCCACCGACGCCAAGACCTGCGGCATCATCGCCGAGGTGGCCGGGGTCATCGCCCGGGCCGGGATATCGTTGCGGCAGGTGGTGGTCAGCGATCCCGACCTATCCCCAGAGCCCAGTCTTTACATCATCACCGAGGGTGTGGTGCCTCCGGAACTGATACCCCAGATCCGTGCCTGCAAGGGCGTGCGCTCCGTCGTCCTGCATTGA
- a CDS encoding DMT family transporter codes for MSQERWAYPALFVAILAVSFASIFIRWSDADPLIIAGYRMLFASLILAPFAFRERRNAERMPRKTSLLVLITGVVLAVHFFTFISSLNYTSVAASTLLVNCHPLIVGAVSVLLLKESSKRTVLGVIIGFAGVAFIALSGLGSEGAYGNTLALVGGVMAAIYILAGRVLRRSLGIFTYAFLVYLTASVVLLSSALITGVPLWPYSGEELLIFMALAVVCTIFGHTVYNWSLKYLSAPVISTSLLGEPILASLMAFLLLAEAPGWTVILAAPLVLLGVLLTASDRPVKESG; via the coding sequence ATGAGCCAGGAGCGATGGGCCTACCCGGCACTGTTCGTGGCCATATTGGCCGTGTCCTTCGCCTCCATATTCATCCGCTGGAGCGACGCCGACCCTCTGATCATCGCCGGCTACCGCATGCTCTTCGCCTCGCTCATACTGGCGCCCTTCGCCTTCCGTGAACGACGAAACGCGGAGAGGATGCCGCGCAAGACCTCACTGCTGGTGCTCATCACCGGGGTTGTTTTGGCCGTCCACTTCTTCACCTTCATCTCCTCGCTTAACTACACTTCCGTCGCCGCCAGCACCCTGCTGGTAAATTGCCACCCGCTTATAGTCGGTGCCGTTTCGGTGCTGCTGCTCAAAGAATCCTCGAAAAGGACCGTGCTGGGCGTGATCATCGGTTTCGCCGGGGTGGCCTTCATCGCCCTGTCCGGCCTCGGTTCCGAAGGGGCCTACGGCAACACGCTGGCCCTGGTCGGTGGGGTCATGGCCGCGATATACATTCTTGCCGGCAGGGTGCTCCGGCGCTCCCTGGGCATATTCACCTACGCCTTCCTGGTGTACCTGACGGCCAGCGTGGTGCTGCTTTCCTCCGCCTTGATCACGGGCGTCCCTCTGTGGCCATACTCCGGCGAGGAGCTGCTCATCTTCATGGCCCTGGCCGTGGTCTGCACCATCTTCGGCCACACCGTCTACAACTGGTCGCTGAAGTACCTGTCCGCCCCGGTCATCAGCACCTCCTTGCTGGGAGAGCCGATACTGGCCAGCCTGATGGCCTTCCTGCTGCTGGCCGAGGCCCCGGGTTGGACGGTGATATTGGCCGCCCCGCTGGTGCTATTGGGGGTGCTGCTCACCGCTTCGGACCGTCCGGTCAAAGAGAGCGGATAA